ATCATCCATTGGCTGGCCCAGGTCGCGCCGCGGACGCACGTCTTCAATCTCGAGACCGGGTACCAATTTCCCGAGACACTCGCGCTCCGCGACCGGCTGGCGCGCCGCTACGGGATCGAGGTCGCCCTCGAGCGCCCGGCGACGACCGTCGCCGAATACGAGCGGCTCCACGGCGGCCCCCTCTACCGCACCGCCCCCGACCGCTGCTGCGGCGACCGCAAGCTGGCGGTGATCCGCCGCGTGCTGACGTCGTTCGATGCCTGGATGAGCGGCATCCGCCGCGACCAGAGCACCGATCGTCAGGCGGCGCCGATCGTCGGCTGGGACAGGAAGTTCGGCGTCGTCAAGGTCTCGCCACTGGCCAACTGGACCAAGTCACGCGTCTGGGAGCTGATCGTCCGCGAGGACATCCCCTACAACCCCCTCCACGACCGCGGCTACGTGAGCATCGGCTGCGCACCGTGCACGCGTGCGGTCCTCGACGGCGAGGACGAACGCGCCGGCCGGTGGAGCGGCACGGCCAAGACCGAGTGCGGGCTGCACTCGCGCGAGGGCTGAGGTGCGGGACGGTCGCGGTGCGTCAACCGCCCGGCGGCGTCGCGAAGAAGGTGGCGTGGATCGCGTCGCTGGTGGCGTTGAGATCGGTCTGGAAGCCGTCGATCCAGTCGTGCAGCCCGCCGGCGCCGGCGAG
The Planctomycetota bacterium genome window above contains:
- a CDS encoding phosphoadenylyl-sulfate reductase; amino-acid sequence: MADADPADTPRQPQPGLLEELAEATRSLEAAEPPEIIRWAAERFGTRLTMATAFGPEGCVIIHWLAQVAPRTHVFNLETGYQFPETLALRDRLARRYGIEVALERPATTVAEYERLHGGPLYRTAPDRCCGDRKLAVIRRVLTSFDAWMSGIRRDQSTDRQAAPIVGWDRKFGVVKVSPLANWTKSRVWELIVREDIPYNPLHDRGYVSIGCAPCTRAVLDGEDERAGRWSGTAKTECGLHSREG